The Armatimonas rosea genome includes a window with the following:
- a CDS encoding alpha-L-fucosidase has protein sequence MSTRNDLPAPYGPTPSPRQLKWHTLETYAFLHFTTNTFTDKEWGYGDESPSIFNPTQFSAKQIVSTLKSAGLKAAILTCKHHDGFCLWPTKTTKHNISASPYKNGKGDIVGELARECQKQGLKFGVYLSPWDRNNALYGSPEYVTRIYREQLRELLTWYGPIFETWHDGANGGDGYYGGKRESRQIDRTTYYDWPTTWQLIRELQPDTCVWSDIGWDARWVGTERGFAGDPCWHTITIGPKDGVGQMDEKKLLSGMRDGKSWIPAEVDFSIRPGWFWHEAQNKSVKSPTQLMTHYLESVGRGASMLLNIPPDRRGLVHEIDASSLKLFGEHLKKTFAKNLAVGARLTASNTRPGSDPKHLLDGSWETAWYVDDNVLTPELMLELGRPKTFNIIRLREAIALGQRIDEAAVDCWQNGAWVEVAKAQSIGSCRLWRIPTTTTDRVRIRVIKAAACPALSDFGLFLEPPMPAWSATEPAKSTSRLPATVAACSFEAEGGGAAANLLDGNPATLWHTHSVARGESGLPQWVVLDLGASKKLTGFTYLPRQDGTVHGMVDKYALHVSPDGKSWGEPVVQGEFGNLRANPVEQTVRFPMPVTGRFVKFVALHALEKNHAAVAELRVF, from the coding sequence ATGAGCACCCGCAACGACCTGCCTGCGCCCTACGGCCCCACACCCAGCCCCCGCCAGCTCAAGTGGCACACGCTGGAGACCTACGCGTTTTTGCACTTTACGACTAATACCTTCACCGACAAAGAGTGGGGCTACGGCGACGAGAGCCCCAGCATCTTTAACCCGACCCAGTTCAGTGCCAAGCAGATTGTCAGCACGCTGAAGTCGGCGGGGCTGAAGGCCGCGATCCTGACCTGTAAGCACCACGATGGCTTCTGCCTCTGGCCAACCAAGACCACCAAGCACAATATCAGCGCGAGCCCCTACAAGAACGGCAAGGGCGATATTGTCGGGGAGCTGGCGCGAGAGTGCCAGAAGCAGGGGCTGAAGTTCGGGGTCTACCTCTCGCCGTGGGACCGCAACAACGCGCTCTACGGCAGCCCGGAGTATGTCACGCGCATCTACCGCGAGCAGCTCCGCGAGCTTCTTACGTGGTATGGGCCGATCTTTGAGACCTGGCACGACGGCGCGAACGGCGGCGATGGCTACTACGGTGGCAAGCGCGAGTCCCGGCAGATCGACCGGACGACCTACTACGACTGGCCGACCACGTGGCAGCTGATCCGGGAGCTCCAGCCCGATACCTGTGTCTGGAGCGATATCGGCTGGGACGCCCGCTGGGTGGGGACGGAGCGTGGCTTTGCGGGCGACCCCTGCTGGCACACGATCACGATCGGCCCCAAAGACGGTGTCGGGCAGATGGACGAGAAAAAGCTGCTCTCGGGGATGCGCGACGGTAAGTCCTGGATTCCTGCCGAGGTGGACTTCTCGATCCGGCCCGGCTGGTTCTGGCACGAGGCGCAGAATAAGTCCGTGAAGAGCCCGACGCAGCTGATGACCCACTACCTAGAGTCGGTGGGGCGGGGGGCGTCGATGCTGCTCAACATCCCCCCGGACCGTCGCGGCCTGGTCCACGAGATCGACGCTAGTAGCCTGAAGCTCTTTGGGGAGCACCTCAAGAAGACCTTCGCCAAGAACCTCGCTGTGGGCGCACGGCTCACGGCCTCCAACACGCGCCCCGGCTCCGACCCCAAGCACTTGCTAGATGGAAGTTGGGAGACAGCTTGGTACGTGGACGACAACGTCCTCACGCCCGAGCTGATGCTGGAGCTCGGCCGCCCAAAGACGTTTAACATTATCAGGCTCCGGGAAGCCATCGCGCTGGGCCAGCGCATCGACGAAGCGGCAGTCGATTGCTGGCAAAACGGCGCTTGGGTGGAGGTGGCCAAGGCGCAGTCCATCGGCTCCTGTCGGCTCTGGCGCATCCCCACCACCACGACGGATCGCGTGCGGATTCGCGTCATCAAGGCCGCCGCCTGTCCCGCCCTCTCGGACTTTGGGCTGTTCCTAGAGCCACCGATGCCCGCGTGGAGTGCCACGGAGCCCGCCAAGAGCACCTCACGTCTCCCCGCGACTGTCGCCGCGTGCTCCTTTGAGGCCGAGGGCGGCGGCGCGGCGGCCAATCTCCTCGATGGCAACCCTGCGACCCTCTGGCACACGCACAGCGTGGCTCGTGGTGAGAGCGGCCTGCCGCAGTGGGTCGTGCTGGATTTGGGCGCGAGTAAGAAGCTCACGGGCTTTACCTACCTGCCCCGCCAAGACGGCACGGTGCACGGGATGGTGGACAAGTACGCGCTCCATGTCTCCCCCGACGGCAAGAGCTGGGGCGAGCCCGTGGTGCAGGGGGAGTTTGGCAACCTGCGCGCCAATCCCGTGGAGCAGACCGTGCGCTTCCCCATGCCGGTCACCGGCCGCTTTGTCAAGTTTGTCGCGCTCCATGCCCTGGAGAAAAACCACGCCGCGGTCGCGGAGCTGCGGGTGTTTTAA
- a CDS encoding TolC family protein, with product MIAIVIFQEAPIRTVEQAIQIALERSPRLQQARERHQRSRESVEQQRAQLRPQASATASYTRLSTALANSSGGGSGSGSGSGNPFPVGLQGSPPGAGSVQLTRAEPAPTTDSPTTFNLGGGSLNQTSLGLSLTQQLDAWGIQKTLIRMGSTDEAIQQLEEEKVVRELVFTVQSDFYELLRAQEYVRVQSAAIASSTESLRVSQEKERAGSAAGFDVLRAETQLANQQQSLLTAQNQASVARTNLANTLGLPPTAALAPESPGAPPSVPPLERAALLKIALEKRPEARQAQLNQEKANLNLRYAKRGTTPSLSARLSGSYNPSPANAFTPKDAATLSLNLSIPLSDGGTTRSQRTSAHSDLRSAASQRTEYETGIAKEVEQACLSVEDAQGRLQSTAKTVEQAREALRIAQVRLSTGIDTQLSVSDAQATLVQAEVNHINARYDLLIALARLRWAVP from the coding sequence TTGATAGCGATTGTTATCTTCCAAGAAGCCCCCATTCGCACCGTGGAGCAAGCGATTCAGATCGCGCTGGAGCGCTCGCCCAGGCTCCAGCAGGCCCGTGAGCGCCACCAGCGCAGCCGTGAGAGTGTCGAGCAGCAGCGCGCCCAGCTTCGCCCGCAAGCCAGCGCGACCGCATCCTACACCCGCCTCTCGACCGCGCTCGCCAATAGTAGCGGCGGCGGCAGTGGAAGCGGCTCGGGCAGTGGCAATCCGTTCCCCGTGGGGCTCCAGGGCTCCCCGCCCGGTGCGGGCTCGGTCCAGCTCACCCGCGCCGAGCCCGCGCCCACCACAGACAGCCCCACGACATTCAATCTCGGTGGGGGTAGTCTCAACCAGACCAGCCTCGGGCTCTCGCTGACACAGCAGCTCGATGCTTGGGGAATCCAAAAGACACTGATCCGCATGGGCAGCACCGACGAAGCCATTCAGCAGCTTGAGGAAGAAAAAGTGGTTCGCGAGCTGGTCTTCACGGTTCAGAGTGACTTCTACGAGCTGCTCCGTGCGCAAGAGTACGTCCGGGTGCAGAGCGCGGCGATCGCCAGTAGCACCGAGTCGCTGCGGGTCTCGCAGGAGAAAGAGAGAGCCGGAAGCGCGGCGGGCTTCGATGTCCTCCGCGCTGAGACCCAGCTCGCCAACCAGCAGCAGTCGCTACTCACTGCCCAGAACCAGGCCTCGGTTGCACGCACCAACCTCGCCAACACCCTAGGGCTCCCTCCCACCGCAGCACTCGCCCCCGAGAGCCCCGGCGCCCCACCGAGCGTCCCCCCGCTAGAGCGTGCCGCGCTTCTCAAAATCGCGCTGGAGAAGCGCCCCGAGGCAAGGCAGGCCCAGCTCAACCAGGAGAAAGCCAACCTCAACCTGCGCTATGCCAAGCGCGGCACGACTCCTTCGCTCTCGGCGCGCCTGAGTGGGAGCTACAACCCCAGCCCCGCCAATGCCTTCACCCCCAAGGATGCCGCCACGCTCTCGCTAAACCTCTCGATTCCCCTCAGTGACGGTGGCACGACGCGCTCGCAGCGCACCAGTGCCCACTCCGACCTGCGCTCGGCGGCGTCCCAGCGCACGGAGTACGAGACAGGGATCGCCAAGGAGGTGGAGCAGGCGTGTCTCTCGGTGGAGGATGCCCAAGGACGGCTCCAGAGCACCGCCAAGACGGTCGAGCAGGCCCGCGAGGCGCTCCGGATCGCGCAGGTCCGGCTCTCCACGGGAATTGATACGCAGCTCTCGGTCAGCGATGCCCAGGCAACCCTGGTGCAGGCCGAGGTCAACCACATCAACGCCCGCTACGACCTACTGATCGCCCTCGCCAGGCTCCGCTGGGCAGTGCCTTAA
- a CDS encoding heavy metal translocating P-type ATPase, with protein sequence MHEKTTRLQLGIALLALTGIALHLGLRFGFHAASLPTNLPLFAVLALGGTPLVWELLQKLARREFGSDLLAGISIVTSVLLGEYLAGALVVLMLSGGEALEAYATKSASSVLQALAKRMPTLAQRKVGEQLTEVPLAEVGVGDTLVVFPHALCPVDGTVLDGHGAMDESYLTGEPYQVSKAPGTTVLSGAINGESALTIRCDKPAQDSRYARIMQVMRDSEQNRPQLRRIADKLGAWYTPLAVGIALVAGLVTHDPLRFLAVMVIATPCPLLIAIPIAIIGSISLAARKGIIIKDPSVLENLSTCKVALFDKTGTLTYGKPRLTELLTVPGFDKDELLTLVASLERYSKHPLSSAILEAAEEKTLTLRDASEVRELPGDGLRAEISGRSVHVTSRKKLTTHYPDQAAALPEAVAGMECVVLVDNRYAGALRFRDEPRPEGAHFIQHLAPRHGIKRVLLVSGDRASEVSYLAEKVGITEVFASQSPEQKLELVRAETKKAPTVFMGDGINDAPALTAATVGIAFGNNSEITGEAADAVILDSSLEKVDVLMHIGQRMRRIALQSAVGGMVLSIVGMLLGAAGLLSPVTGAVAQEIIDVLAVLNALRAALPPKVLSDY encoded by the coding sequence ATGCACGAGAAAACAACACGACTACAGCTCGGGATCGCGCTACTGGCGCTCACGGGGATCGCGCTCCACCTGGGGCTACGCTTCGGATTTCACGCCGCTTCGCTTCCTACCAACCTGCCACTCTTTGCGGTGCTGGCGCTCGGGGGCACTCCCTTGGTCTGGGAGCTCTTGCAGAAGCTCGCCCGGCGTGAGTTCGGCTCGGACTTGCTGGCGGGAATCTCCATCGTGACCTCGGTGCTGCTGGGGGAGTATCTCGCCGGAGCGCTGGTTGTGCTGATGCTCTCGGGCGGCGAGGCGCTGGAGGCCTATGCGACAAAGAGCGCGTCGTCGGTTTTGCAAGCCCTCGCCAAGCGCATGCCGACCCTGGCGCAGCGCAAGGTGGGCGAGCAACTCACCGAGGTGCCCTTGGCGGAGGTTGGGGTGGGAGACACGCTCGTGGTCTTTCCCCATGCCCTCTGCCCGGTCGATGGTACGGTGCTCGACGGTCACGGGGCTATGGACGAGTCCTACCTCACGGGGGAGCCGTACCAGGTCTCCAAGGCACCCGGGACCACCGTGCTCTCGGGGGCGATCAATGGCGAGAGCGCGCTCACCATCCGCTGCGACAAGCCTGCCCAGGACTCGCGCTACGCCCGGATCATGCAGGTGATGCGCGACTCCGAGCAGAACCGCCCCCAGCTCCGCCGGATCGCCGACAAGCTCGGGGCCTGGTACACGCCGCTTGCCGTCGGGATCGCACTGGTCGCCGGGCTCGTCACCCACGACCCCCTGCGCTTTCTTGCCGTGATGGTGATCGCCACGCCCTGCCCGCTGCTGATCGCCATCCCCATCGCTATCATCGGCTCTATCTCGCTGGCGGCGCGCAAGGGCATTATCATCAAAGACCCGTCGGTGCTGGAGAACCTGAGCACGTGTAAGGTCGCCCTCTTCGACAAGACCGGGACCCTCACCTACGGCAAGCCCAGGCTCACCGAGCTCCTCACCGTGCCAGGCTTCGATAAAGACGAGCTCCTGACCCTGGTCGCCAGCCTGGAGCGCTACTCCAAGCACCCGCTCTCCAGTGCGATTCTCGAGGCCGCCGAGGAGAAGACGCTCACCCTGCGAGACGCCAGCGAGGTGAGGGAGCTCCCTGGCGACGGGCTCCGTGCGGAGATCTCGGGGCGCAGTGTGCATGTCACCAGCCGCAAGAAGCTCACGACGCACTACCCCGATCAGGCCGCTGCCCTCCCGGAGGCGGTCGCGGGAATGGAGTGTGTCGTCCTTGTTGATAATCGCTACGCCGGGGCGCTGCGCTTCCGCGATGAGCCCCGGCCCGAGGGGGCGCACTTTATCCAGCACCTCGCGCCCCGCCACGGGATCAAGCGCGTCCTGCTGGTCTCCGGCGACCGTGCCAGCGAGGTGTCCTATCTTGCAGAAAAGGTCGGAATCACCGAGGTCTTCGCCAGCCAGAGCCCCGAGCAGAAGCTTGAGCTCGTCCGCGCCGAGACCAAGAAAGCCCCCACGGTGTTTATGGGCGATGGGATCAACGACGCGCCGGCACTCACCGCCGCGACAGTCGGGATCGCCTTTGGCAACAACTCTGAGATCACCGGAGAGGCCGCCGATGCCGTGATCCTCGATAGCTCGCTGGAGAAAGTGGATGTGCTGATGCATATCGGCCAGCGCATGCGCCGCATCGCCCTCCAGAGCGCGGTCGGCGGCATGGTTCTCAGTATTGTCGGCATGCTCCTCGGGGCCGCCGGGCTTCTCTCGCCCGTCACCGGCGCGGTCGCTCAGGAGATCATCGATGTCCTCGCCGTCCTCAACGCCCTCCGCGCCGCGCTCCCCCCCAAGGTGCTCTCGGATTATTAG